One genomic region from Thermoplasmata archaeon encodes:
- a CDS encoding helix-turn-helix domain-containing protein, with product MPFEISVVSNTPLTPLKDLDDVALLFLTQIGYIPKGYDPKTDASSVRDSVPYRLFVECLIGRMDKGWTVEQLAAKLKTTKATIYRHINKLKDMDLLDEVNVNERGTVRKGYRIRYGNLSKAWNFVESNVEIAMENYRKTVDHIQKLGEQRR from the coding sequence TTGCCGTTCGAAATCAGCGTCGTCAGCAACACCCCTCTCACGCCTCTCAAGGACCTCGACGACGTCGCCCTCCTGTTCCTCACCCAGATCGGGTACATCCCCAAAGGCTATGACCCCAAGACGGACGCGAGTTCGGTCCGCGACTCGGTCCCATACCGCCTCTTCGTCGAGTGTCTCATCGGACGGATGGACAAGGGTTGGACCGTGGAGCAGCTCGCCGCCAAGCTGAAGACGACGAAGGCAACCATCTACCGCCACATCAACAAGCTCAAGGACATGGATCTCCTGGACGAGGTCAACGTGAACGAGCGCGGCACGGTGCGGAAGGGATACCGAATCCGGTATGGGAATCTCTCCAAGGCTTGGAACTTCGTCGAGTCCAACGTGGAGATCGCCATGGAGAACTACCGGAAGACCGTGGATCACATCCAGAAGCTCGGGGAGCAGCGGAGGTGA
- a CDS encoding MoaD/ThiS family protein, with translation MDSRVSPAELVRLAVTVYIPPALRSFTHGQDEVLVEAHDADALLRQLETAFPGIRGRILDETGRPRPYVNVFVNEELVRGSLETVVLLPGDRVHILPSVAGGLLG, from the coding sequence ATGGATTCCCGCGTCTCTCCTGCCGAACTCGTCCGCCTCGCGGTCACGGTGTACATCCCGCCCGCGCTTCGGTCGTTTACGCACGGGCAGGACGAGGTTCTCGTGGAGGCGCACGATGCGGACGCGCTCCTGCGGCAGCTGGAGACGGCGTTCCCGGGGATCCGGGGACGCATCCTCGACGAGACGGGACGACCCCGGCCCTACGTGAACGTGTTCGTCAACGAGGAGCTCGTGCGCGGCTCCCTGGAGACGGTCGTGCTCTTGCCCGGGGACCGGGTCCATATCCTCCCCAGTGTCGCAGGTGGTTTGCTTGGTTAG